One region of Termitidicoccus mucosus genomic DNA includes:
- a CDS encoding O-antigen ligase family protein codes for MTQRTYPQNDHIPPSERQVIILAAVTVTGTAWVFGGRVDWAPPIFLSLSAMTAALSLISSLRERRRLEARVWLPVIVFTLLIGCSLANPSLIPVDRGFGGWIESKNWIPWLPATIDRISTLSAVMPWMSALLLGAALKQVSPGRQAIILLWKILLASGVMLTLAGYYFHFTNPGKIMGIAQAPSGFHFASFIYRNHWSAYTVLLVTLALGFTFGGVQRWIEGNGRLDRALPGAVLALIIAASVPLPGSRSGMVLMALLAVSGSAYFAWRICRFRPAPAQRRERNLALSALLLMGLGMCVAAGIGASSFATAKARTAEQWKRYQEGEHLDLRWPLIKDTFRMARARPVYGWGLGTFGQVIPTYQGDYLRNEKNEITTRIFHAHCDWLELWAEVGLVGGLVLIIPPACLLWRGLRHGHSRVRWILAGCILIGCYAWVEFPFHNPAVLLLWTTLVVTASQFARPDKEREGTSMTRLR; via the coding sequence ATGACGCAACGGACCTATCCCCAGAATGACCATATTCCCCCGTCCGAACGGCAGGTAATCATCCTGGCGGCTGTGACCGTCACGGGAACGGCATGGGTATTTGGCGGCCGTGTCGATTGGGCTCCTCCGATCTTTTTGAGTCTGTCGGCAATGACCGCAGCCTTGTCGCTGATTTCCAGCCTCCGGGAAAGGCGCCGCCTGGAGGCCAGAGTATGGCTGCCGGTCATTGTATTCACCCTCCTGATCGGCTGCAGCCTCGCAAATCCGAGCCTGATTCCTGTCGATCGCGGCTTCGGTGGCTGGATTGAATCCAAAAACTGGATCCCCTGGCTGCCTGCAACGATTGACCGGATTTCCACACTTTCGGCAGTCATGCCCTGGATGTCGGCATTGCTTCTGGGGGCCGCGCTAAAGCAGGTCTCGCCGGGAAGGCAGGCGATTATCCTGCTGTGGAAGATTCTCCTGGCGTCCGGAGTGATGCTGACTCTTGCCGGCTACTATTTTCATTTCACGAATCCGGGGAAAATCATGGGAATCGCCCAGGCACCCTCCGGATTTCATTTTGCCAGTTTCATTTACCGCAATCACTGGTCGGCCTACACCGTGCTGCTGGTGACGCTTGCTCTCGGGTTCACATTTGGCGGTGTGCAGAGGTGGATTGAAGGGAACGGTCGTCTGGATCGTGCGCTTCCCGGGGCCGTGCTGGCATTGATCATCGCGGCATCGGTTCCGCTTCCAGGATCCCGCTCGGGCATGGTTCTCATGGCACTTCTCGCCGTTTCCGGGTCAGCATACTTCGCGTGGCGCATATGCCGTTTCCGTCCTGCTCCGGCACAGCGGCGTGAACGTAATCTGGCCCTCTCCGCGCTCCTGCTCATGGGCCTTGGCATGTGCGTCGCCGCGGGCATCGGCGCATCCAGTTTCGCGACGGCAAAGGCCCGCACGGCGGAACAATGGAAACGTTATCAGGAAGGAGAGCACCTGGACCTGCGCTGGCCTCTGATCAAAGATACTTTCCGCATGGCCCGGGCTCGCCCCGTGTATGGCTGGGGGCTGGGCACATTCGGGCAAGTGATACCCACTTACCAGGGCGATTATCTCAGAAATGAGAAAAACGAGATCACGACGCGTATTTTCCACGCGCATTGCGACTGGCTGGAATTGTGGGCCGAGGTTGGTCTTGTCGGCGGTCTCGTCCTCATCATTCCACCGGCCTGCCTGCTCTGGCGCGGCCTGCGGCACGGCCATTCCCGGGTTCGGTGGATCTTGGCAGGGTGCATTTTGATCGGATGTTATGCCTGGGTCGAATTTCCCTTCCATAACCCGGCTGTCCTGCTCCTGTGGACGACGCTGGTCGTGACCGCCAGCCAGTTTGCCAGGCCAGACAAAGAACGGGAAGGAACATCCATGACACGGCTGCGATGA
- a CDS encoding LuxR C-terminal-related transcriptional regulator, translated as MLQSTIPRKVMFVCDQPVVRELLANHFSKLGAYAVTAPAWNPNTIIDEVKQVCPALVAIDFNLRNNAALLLLLQIRQIVPGIRILVFSGTPSPELIKSALEAGAHGYLDSSSTLAEFQRALSSVLEGRAYFSAEVNAAILNIMQSRSLDSAGIMMPLSQRELTVLRLMANGLSSKEIAKKLGISPYTVVNHRTKIMRKTGIHRAAQLSLYAAQIGLIPTPNSTHPFQTMLA; from the coding sequence ATGTTACAGTCAACAATCCCCAGAAAAGTGATGTTTGTTTGTGACCAGCCCGTTGTCCGCGAGCTTCTTGCGAATCATTTCAGCAAATTGGGCGCCTATGCGGTGACTGCGCCGGCATGGAATCCAAATACAATCATCGACGAGGTGAAACAGGTGTGCCCCGCGCTGGTTGCCATTGATTTTAACCTAAGAAACAACGCGGCCTTGCTCCTGCTGCTCCAGATCCGCCAGATTGTGCCGGGCATTCGGATACTCGTGTTTTCCGGCACGCCCTCCCCGGAGCTCATAAAGAGCGCGCTGGAGGCCGGCGCCCACGGCTATCTCGACAGCAGTTCCACGCTCGCGGAATTTCAGCGGGCATTGTCCAGTGTCCTGGAGGGGCGGGCTTATTTTAGCGCCGAGGTGAATGCGGCCATCCTCAATATCATGCAGAGCCGTTCGCTTGACAGCGCCGGCATCATGATGCCGCTGAGCCAGAGGGAATTGACTGTATTGCGCCTGATGGCAAACGGGCTGAGTTCCAAGGAGATTGCCAAGAAACTTGGCATCAGTCCGTATACCGTGGTCAATCACCGGACGAAAATCATGCGCAAGACCGGCATTCATCGTGCCGCCCAGCTTTCATTATACGCGGCCCAGATTGGACTGATTCCCACCCCAAATTCGACCCATCCATTCCAGACAATGCTGGCCTAG
- a CDS encoding DUF4013 domain-containing protein, producing MPTLEQICKRLFTGSSWFARCLVGALLLAVPVAHFFAFGYLYDLIARARTGGRLEFPEWEEWRRLFVNGVAAFVIFTVLGLVPLALGWALTWPLRWLNYGVFVYLPMVPAVMLAAPLTAAGIYQYQKREEYRDAFRWRVLVAMLRSSKARFFVPSFAMVGFITAVYPLMTLTLFVALAAGWSFFAAFFRSIEEAHRPGAASVAQRR from the coding sequence ATGCCGACGCTTGAGCAAATTTGCAAACGCCTCTTTACGGGATCATCATGGTTCGCGCGCTGCCTGGTGGGGGCGCTGCTGCTGGCGGTGCCGGTGGCGCATTTTTTTGCCTTTGGGTATCTGTATGACCTCATCGCGCGGGCGCGCACGGGCGGACGCTTGGAGTTTCCCGAGTGGGAGGAGTGGCGGCGGCTGTTCGTGAACGGCGTGGCCGCGTTTGTGATTTTCACCGTGCTGGGGCTGGTGCCGCTGGCGCTGGGGTGGGCGCTCACGTGGCCGCTGCGCTGGCTGAACTACGGGGTGTTTGTCTATCTGCCGATGGTGCCGGCGGTGATGCTGGCCGCGCCGCTCACGGCGGCGGGCATCTACCAATACCAAAAACGCGAGGAATACCGCGACGCGTTTCGCTGGCGCGTGCTGGTGGCGATGCTGCGGTCGAGCAAGGCGCGGTTTTTCGTGCCGAGTTTCGCGATGGTGGGTTTCATCACGGCGGTGTATCCGTTGATGACGCTGACTTTGTTCGTGGCGCTGGCGGCGGGATGGAGTTTCTTCGCGGCGTTTTTCCGCAGCATCGAGGAGGCGCACCGCCCGGGCGCGGCTTCGGTGGCGCAGCGGCGATAG
- a CDS encoding transcription termination/antitermination NusG family protein, whose amino-acid sequence MAASASVTDGEGEEHAMAAAIPRWYVAHTKPRCEKKFAALMKAERFEHELPLIESVRRYGRKKKKYQKPIFPGYVFVRILPTQKPRCFQQELLVRLIEVDQQKHFEHQLEDVRKLVASGLEVMFYPQLKRGATARIRSGPLRGVQGVIDDPKNPGGIVLVVDVLRQGVLVKVPVEDLEIDS is encoded by the coding sequence ATGGCCGCGTCCGCATCCGTCACGGACGGCGAAGGGGAGGAACACGCCATGGCCGCGGCCATTCCCCGCTGGTACGTCGCGCACACCAAGCCGCGTTGTGAAAAAAAATTCGCGGCATTGATGAAAGCCGAGCGTTTCGAGCACGAATTGCCGCTGATCGAGAGCGTCCGTCGCTACGGGCGGAAAAAGAAAAAGTACCAGAAGCCGATTTTCCCCGGATATGTTTTTGTCCGGATTCTGCCCACGCAGAAGCCGCGCTGTTTTCAGCAGGAGCTGCTTGTGCGTCTCATCGAGGTGGACCAGCAGAAACATTTCGAGCACCAGCTCGAGGATGTTCGCAAACTGGTGGCCTCGGGGCTCGAGGTGATGTTTTATCCGCAGCTCAAGCGCGGCGCGACGGCGCGCATCCGCAGTGGTCCGTTGCGCGGTGTGCAGGGCGTGATCGACGACCCGAAAAATCCCGGCGGCATCGTCCTCGTCGTGGACGTGCTGCGGCAGGGTGTGCTCGTGAAGGTGCCGGTCGAGGACTTGGAGATCGATTCGTAA
- the ilvN gene encoding acetolactate synthase small subunit: MRHTLSVLVENKFGVLARVSGMFSGRGFNIDSLNVAPTHDTALSRITVVLKGDDAALDMVIKQLRKLVNVVDIIDFKENQAVQRELVLAKVKATRRTRSEIMQICDIFRAKIVNVGRTDAIVELTGDEAKVTAFIGLLEDFGIIELTRTGMLALIR; the protein is encoded by the coding sequence ATGCGACACACGCTTTCCGTCCTCGTTGAGAACAAGTTCGGCGTCCTCGCGCGCGTTTCCGGCATGTTCAGCGGCCGCGGCTTCAACATCGACAGCCTCAACGTCGCCCCCACGCACGACACCGCGCTCTCGCGCATCACCGTCGTGCTCAAGGGCGACGACGCCGCGCTCGACATGGTCATCAAGCAACTGCGCAAACTGGTCAACGTGGTCGATATCATCGATTTCAAGGAAAACCAGGCCGTGCAGCGCGAACTCGTCCTTGCCAAGGTGAAAGCCACCCGCCGGACGCGTTCCGAAATCATGCAGATTTGCGATATTTTCCGCGCCAAAATCGTCAACGTCGGCCGCACCGACGCCATTGTCGAGCTCACCGGCGACGAAGCCAAGGTCACCGCGTTTATCGGCCTGCTCGAGGATTTCGGCATCATTGAGCTCACCCGCACCGGCATGCTCGCGCTCATCCGCTGA
- a CDS encoding ROK family protein, translating to MSTKHDRRIVMTLDAGGTSFRFSAMRNYKSLTQTVTLPSQGHDLKACLGNIIEGFSRVKAQCPEPPQAISFAFPGPADYPRGIIGDLGNLPCFRGGVALGPMLEQKFKVPVLINNDGDLFVHGEAIAGFLPYVNGLLKKAGSPKRYQNLFGVTLGTGFGGGLTHGGELFLGDNSIGFEVWLLRNKLVPATNAEEGACIRAVRRVFAREAGIPFENAPDPKEIEAIARDRKHPQGQAALNAYRRLGEVVGDAMGEALTLVDGLAVIGGGLSKAWPLFLPSVVAELNSVFANPDGKKFHRLASEAFNLEDAAQQRKFIKGRPREITVPGSRKKISYDALRRVGVGISRLGTSEAVAVGAYAFALRKLDEGGK from the coding sequence ATGAGCACAAAACATGACCGACGGATCGTGATGACACTGGATGCGGGAGGCACCAGCTTCCGCTTCAGCGCGATGCGCAATTATAAATCGCTCACCCAGACGGTGACCCTGCCCTCGCAAGGGCATGATTTGAAGGCCTGCCTGGGCAACATCATCGAGGGATTTTCGCGCGTGAAAGCCCAATGTCCCGAGCCGCCGCAGGCCATCAGTTTCGCGTTTCCCGGCCCGGCGGATTATCCCAGGGGGATCATCGGCGACCTGGGCAACCTGCCGTGCTTCCGGGGCGGCGTGGCCCTCGGGCCGATGCTGGAGCAGAAGTTCAAGGTGCCGGTGCTCATCAACAACGACGGCGACCTGTTCGTCCACGGCGAGGCCATCGCGGGATTCCTGCCGTATGTGAACGGCCTGCTGAAAAAGGCGGGCAGCCCGAAACGCTACCAGAACCTCTTTGGCGTGACCTTGGGCACGGGCTTCGGCGGCGGCCTGACGCACGGCGGCGAACTGTTCCTCGGCGACAACTCCATCGGCTTCGAGGTCTGGTTGCTGCGCAACAAACTCGTCCCCGCGACCAATGCCGAGGAGGGCGCCTGCATCCGTGCGGTGCGCCGCGTCTTCGCCCGCGAGGCCGGCATCCCGTTCGAAAACGCCCCCGACCCGAAGGAAATCGAGGCCATCGCGCGCGACAGGAAACACCCGCAGGGCCAGGCGGCGCTGAATGCCTACCGGCGGCTCGGCGAGGTGGTGGGCGACGCCATGGGAGAGGCGCTCACGCTCGTGGACGGGCTGGCCGTGATCGGCGGCGGTTTGTCCAAGGCCTGGCCGTTGTTCCTGCCGTCGGTCGTGGCGGAATTGAACAGCGTTTTCGCCAATCCCGACGGGAAAAAATTCCACCGGCTCGCCTCGGAGGCTTTCAACCTGGAGGATGCCGCGCAGCAGAGGAAATTCATCAAGGGCCGTCCGCGCGAGATAACGGTGCCCGGCTCGCGAAAAAAAATCAGCTACGACGCCCTCCGCCGGGTCGGCGTGGGCATATCGCGCCTGGGCACCAGCGAGGCCGTGGCCGTGGGAGCCTATGCGTTCGCGCTGCGAAAACTGGACGAGGGAGGAAAGTAG
- a CDS encoding outer membrane beta-barrel protein, protein MLQLTARVTAAAFAVFVAHKSLAFVEIARGSLTAGLAASAAHDTNIFGNNTERPDEILTITPDLQFTRNVGTISMFASGGVNLIRFSDHTDQNSEDPFANLKFNYDGADKGSAQAGASYRRSSETNDAALPRTESDDYKADATVTYYYSEKLGVRPRADLSFSRSRTNGFNDVDRLGAGAGLLYRYSPKLTLVSGYDFRTTETRDRLAGTNKPDSSDHRFSFGVEGDLAPKLTGSASLGATYRDFDDGDSSWLPYAGIDLTWAASEKTSVFLTVSSDFDTTSSAQSSKNLRTALGARHALSARLSLSGSIGYEHIKYSSSGLIGGRTDKVLPLTLNLDYAVNKYLSLGAGVSWRHNSSDLVTADYDRAIYTLQVSARY, encoded by the coding sequence ATGCTTCAACTCACAGCCAGAGTGACCGCGGCCGCGTTTGCCGTCTTTGTCGCTCACAAATCCCTCGCGTTTGTCGAAATCGCCCGCGGCTCCCTGACCGCAGGCCTTGCTGCATCCGCGGCGCACGACACGAATATTTTTGGCAACAACACCGAGCGCCCTGACGAGATTCTCACGATAACCCCGGATCTCCAGTTCACGCGCAATGTCGGCACCATCTCCATGTTTGCCTCGGGAGGGGTTAACCTCATCCGCTTCTCCGATCACACCGACCAGAATTCCGAAGATCCCTTCGCCAACCTGAAATTCAACTACGACGGCGCCGACAAGGGGTCCGCCCAGGCGGGTGCGAGCTACCGGCGCAGTTCCGAAACCAACGACGCCGCCCTCCCCCGCACCGAGTCCGACGACTACAAGGCTGACGCCACCGTCACATACTACTACAGCGAGAAGCTCGGCGTGCGCCCCCGGGCCGATCTCAGCTTCTCCCGGTCCAGGACGAACGGTTTCAACGACGTCGATCGCTTGGGCGCCGGTGCCGGGCTGCTCTACCGCTATTCGCCCAAATTGACATTGGTTTCCGGATACGACTTCCGCACGACGGAGACGCGCGACCGCCTCGCCGGCACGAACAAGCCCGACAGCAGCGATCATCGCTTCTCTTTCGGCGTGGAGGGCGACCTCGCTCCCAAGCTCACCGGCTCCGCCAGCCTAGGCGCCACTTACCGCGATTTCGACGACGGCGATTCGAGCTGGCTCCCTTACGCCGGGATCGATCTCACTTGGGCCGCCTCGGAAAAGACGTCTGTCTTTTTGACCGTTTCGAGCGACTTCGACACCACCTCCTCCGCGCAATCCAGCAAAAACCTCCGCACCGCGCTGGGTGCCCGCCATGCGCTGAGCGCCCGCCTTTCCCTCTCCGGATCGATCGGATACGAGCACATCAAATATTCATCCAGTGGCCTGATCGGCGGGCGCACCGACAAGGTCCTCCCTCTCACCCTCAATCTGGATTATGCCGTCAACAAATATCTCTCCCTCGGCGCCGGTGTCTCTTGGCGCCACAACAGTTCGGACCTAGTGACCGCCGATTATGACCGGGCTATCTACACGCTTCAGGTATCGGCCCGTTACTGA
- a CDS encoding polysaccharide biosynthesis/export family protein: MMPEKLLSILGMLAFAAAAVASTNGGDSYQLYPLDLLRFEVYGEPELATELRISGNGDLNVPLAGSVRVQELTLAQAQEKIAQVYRDSEIFIRPQVSLRVVEYSKKEVSVLGQVGKQGRIELPAESSAISIVEAITAAGGFTRIAKGDTVRVTRRQTNDAKETHITVDVKALIRGSGGDIFMVRPGDVIFVPERLF; this comes from the coding sequence ATGATGCCCGAAAAACTGCTCTCCATCCTCGGCATGCTCGCCTTTGCCGCGGCGGCCGTTGCGTCCACCAACGGTGGCGACTCGTATCAACTCTATCCTCTCGATCTGTTGCGTTTCGAGGTTTACGGCGAACCCGAGCTCGCCACCGAGCTTCGCATTTCCGGCAATGGCGACCTCAACGTTCCCCTTGCCGGCAGTGTCCGCGTGCAGGAGCTCACCCTCGCCCAGGCGCAGGAGAAGATCGCGCAGGTTTACCGGGACTCGGAAATTTTCATCCGTCCGCAGGTGAGCCTGCGCGTCGTCGAATACAGCAAGAAGGAGGTCTCCGTGCTCGGACAGGTCGGCAAGCAGGGGAGGATCGAACTCCCCGCCGAGTCTTCCGCCATCTCCATCGTCGAGGCCATCACGGCGGCCGGCGGCTTCACCCGTATCGCAAAAGGCGATACGGTGCGTGTCACGCGGCGCCAGACCAACGATGCGAAGGAAACCCATATTACGGTCGACGTCAAAGCCCTCATCCGTGGCTCCGGCGGCGATATATTCATGGTTCGCCCGGGAGACGTCATTTTTGTCCCGGAGCGGCTGTTCTGA
- a CDS encoding polyprenyl synthetase family protein has product MKASPKVGNAPPGFSTKLNDLVALAEKAIDGLLPRADARPPRIHEAMRYSMQAGGKRLRPVLLLAAARLRGAALHDPLPAAVAIECVHTYSLIHDDLPCMDNDDLRRGRPTCHRAFDEATALLAGDALLTHAFVLLSSHYPTDPDLAQTLVRELAAASSSTRLIGGQMEDLLAEKQTTAPGGAQLEFIHLNKTAAMIEAALVMGGHCGGLLASNEIDALRDFGRDLGLAFQIVDDILDATADTATLGKTAGKDARAGKATFVTLHGLETARQLAAGRTQSALDTLRRLPGDTAFLRALVEHLLSRKS; this is encoded by the coding sequence ATGAAAGCTTCCCCCAAAGTAGGCAATGCGCCGCCCGGTTTCTCAACCAAATTAAACGACCTCGTCGCGCTGGCCGAAAAAGCCATCGACGGCCTCCTGCCGCGCGCCGACGCCCGTCCGCCGCGCATCCATGAAGCCATGCGCTACTCCATGCAGGCCGGCGGCAAACGCCTGCGTCCCGTCCTGCTCCTCGCCGCCGCCCGCCTGCGCGGCGCCGCCTTGCACGATCCGCTTCCCGCCGCCGTCGCCATCGAATGCGTGCACACCTACTCGCTCATCCACGACGATCTCCCGTGCATGGACAACGACGACCTCCGCCGCGGCCGGCCCACCTGCCATCGCGCCTTCGACGAGGCCACCGCGCTTCTGGCCGGGGATGCCCTTCTCACGCATGCCTTCGTGCTCCTTTCCAGCCATTATCCCACCGATCCCGACCTCGCCCAAACCCTCGTCCGCGAACTCGCCGCCGCCAGTTCCAGCACCCGCCTCATCGGGGGCCAGATGGAAGACCTGCTCGCGGAAAAACAAACCACCGCGCCCGGCGGCGCGCAGCTTGAGTTCATCCATCTCAACAAAACCGCCGCCATGATTGAAGCCGCGCTCGTGATGGGCGGGCATTGCGGCGGCCTGCTGGCGAGCAACGAAATCGATGCCCTCCGCGACTTCGGACGCGACCTCGGCCTCGCCTTTCAAATCGTGGACGACATCCTCGATGCCACCGCCGACACCGCCACGCTCGGCAAAACCGCCGGCAAGGATGCCCGTGCCGGCAAGGCCACCTTTGTCACCCTGCACGGCCTCGAAACCGCCCGCCAGCTCGCCGCCGGGCGCACGCAATCCGCCCTCGACACCTTGCGCCGTCTCCCCGGCGACACCGCTTTCCTGCGCGCGCTGGTGGAACACCTGCTGTCGCGGAAGAGCTGA
- the ilvC gene encoding ketol-acid reductoisomerase, with product MPAKVYTDKDADLGVFQNKTVAVLGYGSQGHAHALNLKDSGVKVIIGLYPGSQSRAVAEQHGFKVLDTADAVREADVIMVGLPDMKQADVYTKDIAPNLTKGKTLVFSHGLAIHFGLIKLPPDVDCIMVAPKGPGHMVRRLYTEGKGMPALIAVAQDKSKKAKKTALAWAKGIGSTRAGVLQTSFKEETETDLFGEQAVLCGGASALVQAGYETLVEAGYQPEMAYFECLHELKLICDLMYESGIAGMRFSISETAKYGDITRGPRVINAKVKAEMKKILKEIQTGKFVKQWVAEYKGGLKNYHKLLAAGQKHSIEKTGARLRSMMPWMSKKNIKGVQAAY from the coding sequence ATGCCCGCCAAAGTATACACTGACAAAGACGCCGATCTCGGCGTGTTCCAGAACAAAACCGTCGCCGTCCTCGGCTACGGTTCGCAAGGTCACGCGCACGCGCTCAACCTTAAGGATTCCGGCGTGAAGGTCATCATCGGCCTCTACCCCGGCAGCCAGTCGCGCGCCGTCGCCGAACAACACGGCTTCAAGGTGCTCGACACCGCCGACGCCGTCCGCGAAGCCGACGTCATCATGGTCGGCCTTCCCGACATGAAACAGGCCGATGTTTACACGAAGGACATCGCGCCCAACCTCACCAAGGGCAAGACCCTCGTGTTCAGCCACGGTCTCGCCATCCACTTCGGCCTCATCAAGCTGCCCCCCGATGTCGATTGCATCATGGTCGCGCCGAAAGGCCCCGGCCACATGGTCCGCCGCCTCTACACCGAGGGCAAAGGCATGCCGGCGCTCATCGCGGTCGCGCAGGACAAGTCCAAAAAAGCCAAGAAAACCGCGCTCGCCTGGGCGAAAGGCATCGGCTCCACCCGCGCCGGCGTGCTCCAGACCTCCTTCAAGGAGGAAACCGAGACCGACCTTTTCGGCGAGCAGGCCGTCCTCTGTGGCGGAGCCAGCGCGCTCGTGCAGGCCGGCTACGAGACCTTGGTCGAGGCCGGCTACCAGCCCGAGATGGCCTACTTCGAGTGCCTCCACGAGTTGAAGCTCATCTGCGACCTCATGTATGAATCCGGCATCGCCGGCATGCGCTTCTCGATCTCGGAGACCGCCAAGTACGGCGACATCACCCGCGGCCCGCGCGTCATCAACGCGAAGGTCAAGGCCGAGATGAAGAAGATCCTCAAGGAAATCCAGACCGGCAAATTCGTGAAGCAGTGGGTGGCCGAATACAAGGGCGGCCTGAAGAACTACCACAAGCTTCTCGCCGCCGGCCAGAAACACTCCATCGAGAAAACCGGCGCCCGCCTGCGCAGCATGATGCCTTGGATGTCCAAGAAAAACATCAAGGGCGTGCAAGCGGCCTACTGA
- a CDS encoding FmdB family zinc ribbon protein: MPTYDYVCTKCGHEFEVFQSMKDKPLTKCPKCKKGRVKRLIGTGAGLLFKGTGFYETDYKRKSGTKEKDGAAPSTPSGEKSTGDGKAASTAPAKSNSGAAKSDGAKQAG, translated from the coding sequence ATGCCAACATACGATTATGTCTGCACCAAATGCGGCCACGAATTCGAGGTCTTTCAATCGATGAAGGACAAGCCGCTCACCAAATGCCCAAAATGCAAAAAGGGCCGGGTGAAACGTCTCATCGGGACCGGCGCGGGGTTGCTTTTCAAGGGGACCGGATTCTACGAGACCGACTACAAGCGCAAAAGCGGGACGAAGGAGAAAGACGGGGCCGCGCCATCGACCCCATCCGGGGAAAAAAGCACGGGCGACGGGAAGGCGGCTTCGACCGCACCGGCCAAAAGCAATTCCGGGGCGGCGAAATCGGATGGAGCAAAGCAGGCCGGATGA